One genomic segment of Cydia splendana chromosome 5, ilCydSple1.2, whole genome shotgun sequence includes these proteins:
- the LOC134790780 gene encoding chromodomain-helicase-DNA-binding protein 7-like isoform X4: MDSYNLFGDDGSGMLEGLTDLGGTDSFAGSSTSGVTGDNKDSTDNSYRQPYSQGSVGQESSIQKLASFGGGSAGGLSSSAQPVPNSGAAPSAPEYHGYGEYPPRPRMPQPPHAPLHPTHHVHPSHQYPGYHPGPDPMYGMPEHPGIGDMGVWSNAPAPNRYAPITPPYRNYEHQQKMHQYPTQQASAIGGIQAQNGAYLPRQPHFSQPTSQQVYGQQQNYPNYTQMHPPTASRISQHPSYHQQMEVNPHQYGLPLGQQNHGTVPQHQPHQNMSSHSSGITPGIQGHPNVHLHHGGAPPLHHVARQPSGPPSSAAPSHPVPSQMPYGSPHHSISMNYQSHQVQHPLDVNVTNQYNAPKPPGMDAGAAQYRPPFPPQLSPQMSPRAQMSPRQQQQQQQQQQPPQLSPRPVMSPVKGPSASPHGRNVVQSPSSGGPPPPTSTSFTTQNTLQALEQMVLPAGSEYSYQRNPASPAVPHVVSSPTQWNQNKIPPQPMNNVVPVETEQPAKPGDPPTTQPPVLAELNKTKPVANMDKDMEKKSTLGQNLTENDNPPHIFMPPSSVSNVPKESVPVNTSNASHNMTSNIVNSPSVSETPEPHESNQLGPHLSSENKTEPIAAPKQEEKPDAVLGSFDTEQKLDTNSKPVENNVRKINNEQSIGQNPQLTQVTNMNNKPIEHSPIPSQINNLSNTLSHPPNLATPTTNQYMPDNLPPLNINRPQGFPPSSLQSVPGNMPNILPPGIPPNLPSNVSTSMQSNTPHSITANYQSGPSTLPPGAQAASNGQTSGTTNHSLQHVNMTSSTMSPSLPPHNTQGNLPCMPPVHPNLPGNIPQNLPGATSNNIPNMPPNTPANIPNVPGLPMGVQNMHPNMGPNMQQPNQPNMMSNLPHNVNPSMMMLGPNPMPHHHIPGMYPSSHHQERASLQQQIQEIYCLPPSAENQEKVRCLQERLAFLQQHETNDKCNGGPNCAIQNPVYGSKMVESPQVTSTTGRGRGKGPAKPRKPRAKKEKLIGTMQPLDQLPVSEDCVTAGTGLKNNSEMDIDLTEDVTNLDSSAMMIDDLNGGKVKKLRGPRKNKERKPRTPKEPKPEMGEKPVKERKKRQPKDPNAPPKRRRNAKKDGSDIQADTTTNYDLLEKDPNDSKSMDASINQSFMSVDSLKNPQDGSTADETNVTDFDDIPVSKIAIKDLLEEAEAKRDLEDKDDDLDAFNPKKRTAKKRSSGSGSCKKIALKRTPGGGRRKKRGGLIPDSDGEPDDLMSTPPPSPPPEGDDSLKRRSARNTQRKKYTDDVMLRLSDDECLGIPSTKQEKKFDSDDLLINTKDNSRLEGTPKPNYIYINTSEEDNMIVQHVLACRMGKRELKKEPPPPVEADPKPDPEKSEETAVNDNPEEVKSETVQSDTTESKNESNDENKPEEKQETVIKPETVPKEEDPKEDTNKSEIQKEDNEVKDEKPIIVDVEEYYVKYRNFSYLHCEWKTEEELYKGDKRIFSKIKRFKQKQAQQLNIFELLDEEPFNPDYIEVERILDMSEHEDPATNSKLKYYLVKWKSLQYEDSTWELEENIDVDKIKQYKIFSEIPPKEKWKYKKRPSTDNWVQLKESPLYKGGNTLRPYQLEGLNWLLFSWHNNRNCILADEMGLGKTIQSLTFVNAIWEYGIRGPFLIIAPLSTIPNWQREFEGWTDMNVVVYHGSQQSKSMLQEYEFYYKNDKGEPITEITKFNVLITTFEIIVTDFQELKTFNWRVCVIDEAHRLKNRNCKLLEGLRQLHLEHRVLLSGTPLQNNVNELFSLLNFLEPSQFASNDAFLNEFGQLKTESEVLKLQALLKPMMLRRLKEDVEKTLAPKEETIIEVELTNIQKKYYRAILERNFSFLQKGTASAQNIPNLMNTMMELRKCCIHPYLLNGAEDQIQFDYKQTYGEDDEAYYKALIQSSGKMVLVDKLLPKLKAGGHRVLIFSQMVRCLNILEDYLVFRRYPYERIDGRIRGNLRQEAIDRFSKPDSDRFVFLLCTKAGGLGINLTAADTVIIYDSDWNPQNDLQAQARCHRIGQQKMVKIYRLICRNTYEREMFDKASMKLGLDKAILQSMNTGQGKETGLKQLSKKEIEDLLKKGAYGAVMDEDNAGDKFCEEDIEMILARRTQVIQMESEKGSTFSKASFASTGQRSDIDIRDPDFWNKWAKKAEIDTTEKKEDEDLIVTEPRKRNVIKRYGHDDGTVEMSDIEVTPDSEEDEEGISLRSKRKKEKLGRKGRRYASDEYIPRHEGVPVDEEVNYGSWTRSECFKIERGLLTFGWARWDEIIDKNQFRKGWTLPVIEDCARIIVLYCLRHYKGDEKIRNFIWDLIEPCENGEVTISRNHSGLHNPVPRGRNAKKKNRPKDLPKPNDVPRWEDPNHWSSIEKYDCEEYLESSYKKHLFRHANKVLLRVRMMYYIKHEVIGDYATQIESGIHASSLGMRVPRGVDSAPPRVWWDTECDVSLLVGTYVHGYENYLAMRSDPQLCYVDKLGPPDDAECTDIKSEERKVRGSAVGDEDCTDDVSSGAGATSPAASPRPDDDGGGGHQWPSMQDLNTRLRRLITAYQRNYKREELKLQQKAKMERRERMEQLARDEVSAWRWSRADEEAFRRTVASYGVEFDPATKSLRWGRFRSLARLDSKSDDALTDYLKAFMAMCKRQCGLSVGEAELPTRADLKAEPIGEERAIATLERIDLLRVLREEVAPHGALDARLALCERSADAPPWWQPARHDKLLVLGVCKHGLGDTYHKLFCDPKLPFADCASKWYNSNKSGAKKAEEKEKASSDEDEKGSEGSASETRMSLRRSKRTTNVERDDDDTDALSELETLAKLGRADEALTPDMWFTERALETRLHHIAHAVQNCEWPSASGSKSDTRSIQAELQEERKQSQKRHIAIDVETERAKLHALLSSPAAAHSGAARDDASSDSSRRSTPAPPPAHQRPTAAPVDLSAPLDLSEAQDFSLGRRTPQAADASASAASAAAAAAAAPPRGRLDDTLSKLMKRKNVAAPEQIVGKEKKRKKLDEIVLGLSAAKGRGPSTSTPEPPRGRGSILPDVTVTPAAPPSSATPPAQKPFSVTVTNVPSPQMSKDLSSFLQQSLEHSSKAQKVPSSSATMKAYSHEAKVNKWLAEQASVEPRRRGTTPRLAPDEHVPVVHRVTGKRIVGHKAPQLRNLAQWIAENPMYDIDPKWTEGIKEHVKLPQDVRSQRPSPMAPSSSMTERKKGRPPTLDSSTANVLSAGSHLNQNVAGLNPALLASLSSLSAFDPKTLAATLSNLTGFDPKLLNTFDPKLLSSLSSFDPKNNPLLSSFSSMPNLLGNLSGGNIFANLAGLGLPGFSGLDMNSLGAATASDSKSKSRKSTDSGSASSSKNANSQFPFVFPNPNMLYPQLGLGGLNPFGMHSGISSAYDALGLLSNNLAASSGSSTMHSSSHGSARGSSVKTTTPRSSTVVTSSATSRQQKVSDRQQSSQLSQILLPPDPYLLESLSKQSMNYDVSQLKSDKRSRETDSHESMATDLSKSDKKKVPYDSLRSQMPPEFAAVQEKLLKGDKKDIDISKMLLEQMASGALSASLVSSADAKKVKDMEKDAYEKLSKSSSEYIARALASEDSSVPLGLKRSHDEMSNEPENLAMQTPEMNSAKKAKESTSSECISAIDKQQDHPTGEMDLEDLIAPSTVIKTGVKASDFEKNVPKSTIDCPPHIDKEEKSQPKASTYDDSMMQRGADTAHGAESSSNIAEEQSKDTGAAEESGSVDDTSANDGGRRGSRKKGRKSSEEAAAGPRRELRSSAGRLSTESNTNH; encoded by the exons GTACCGAACTCTGGGGCGGCACCGTCTGCTCCGGAATACCATGGCTATGGAGAGTATCCGCCCCGTCCGCGCATGCCTCAGCCGCCCCACGCGCCGCTCCATCCGACTCACCACGTACACCCGTCGCACCAGTACCCGGGGTACCACCCGGGGCCTGACCCCATGTATGGCATGCCAGAGCATCCAG gTATTGGAGACATGGGAGTTTGGTCGAATGCCCCAGCTCCTAACAGATACGCACCGATTACGCCGCCGTACAGAAATTACGAACATCAGCAAAAAATGCACCAATATCCTACTCAACAG GCTTCTGCAATAGGAGGAATACAAGCCCAAAATGGTGCATACTTGCCCAGACAACCACATTTTTCACAACCAACATCACAACAAGTTTATGGACAACAGCAG AACTATCCAAATTACACGCAGATGCATCCACCGACGGCATCTAGAATTAGTCAACATCCCTCTTATCACCAACAGATGGAGGTCAATCCTCATCAATATGGGTTACCCCTTGGTCAGCAAAATCATGGGACTGTCCCACAACATCAACCACACCAAAACATGTCAAGTCACTCAAGTGGCATAACTCCCGGCATTCAAGGACATCCAAATGTTCATCTTCATCACGGAGGAGCGCCACCGCTTCATCATGTGGCGCGCCAACCTTCGGGACCTCCATCCTCGGCTGCACCTTCGCATCCAGTTCCATCACAAATGCCTTACGGCTCGCCCCATCATTCCATTTCTATGAATTACCAATCACATCAGGTGCAGCATCCTCTGGATGTGAATGTCACTAACCAGTACAATGCGCCTAAACCTCCGGGCATGGATGCTGGAGCTGCCCAGTACCGCCCCCCCTTTCCTCCACAACTATCTCCACAAATGTCGCCACGAGCACAAATGTCTCCAAGGCAACAGCAGCAGCAACAACAACAGCAGCAGCCGCCTCAACTGTCGCCCCGTCCTGTAATGTCTCCAGTGAAAGGGCCGAGTGCGTCGCCTCACGGTCGAAACGTGGTTCAATCACCGAGTTCGGGTGGACCACCACCACCAACATCTACGTCATTTACAACTCAAAATACCCTTCAAGCGCTTGAGCAAATGGTCTTACCAGCAGGTTCAGAGTACTCATACCAACGTAACCCGGCGTCACCGGCAGTCCCACATGTTGTTTCGTCACCTACTCAGTGGAATCAAAACAAGATTCCTCCTCAACCTATGAACAACGTAGTGCCGGTTGAAACTGAACAACCTGCAAAACCTGGAGACCCACCAACAACACAACCGCCAGTATTAGCGGAATTGAATAAGACCAAACCTGTCGCCAACATGGACAAGGATATGGAAAAGAAAAGCACTCTCGGTCAAAATTTGACGGAGAATGATAACCCTCCGCATATATTTATGCCTCCGTCAAGCGTAAGTAATGTTCCTAAAGAGAGTGTACCTGTAAATACATCTAATGCCAGCCATAATATGACTTCAAACATTGTTAATTCGCCTAGTGTGTCTGAAACACCAGAACCACATGAAAGTAATCAGTTAGGACCGCATCTGTCTAGCGAAAACAAAACTGAACCTATTGCTGCGCCAAAACAAGAAGAAAAGCCAGATGCGGTTTTAGGCTCATTTGACACAGAACAAAAATTGGATACAAATTCAAAACCAGTAGAAAACAATGTTAGAAAAATTAATAACGAGCAATCGATAGGTCAAAACCCGCAATTGACCCAGGTTACAAATATGAACAATAAACCCATTGAACACTCGCCGATACcttcacaaataaataatttgtcaaATACTTTGAGTCATCCTCCCAATTTGGCTACACCTACAACAAATCAGTATATGCCTGACAATCTACCTCCGCTAAATATAAACAGACCACAAGGGTTTCCACCAAGCAGTCTTCAAAGTGTTCCTGGTAATATGCCAAATATATTACCACCGGGCATTCCACCAAATTTACCATCTAATGTGTCGACTAGTATGCAGAGTAATACCCCTCATAGTATTACCGCAAATTATCAAAGTGGGCCCAGTACACTACCTCCTGGAGCACAAGCAGCTTCTAATGGGCAAACCAGTGGTACAACTAACCATTCATTGCAACATGTGAATATGACATCAAGCACTATGTCACCCAGCTTACCACCACATAATACTCAGGGTAATTTACCTTGTATGCCACCCGTTCATCCGAATTTACCAGGAAATATACCGCAAAATTTGCCTGGTGCTACAAGTAATAATATTCCTAATATGCCGCCAAACACACCTGCAAATATTCCTAACGTGCCAGGATTGCCTATGGGAGTACAAAATATGCATCCAAACATGGGGCCCAATATGCAACAACCTAATCAACCAAATATGATGAGTAATTTGCCTCACAACGTTAATCCTAGTATGATGATGTTGGGCCCAAACCCTATGCCGCACCATCATATTCCGGGTATGTATCCATCATCACATCACCAAGAAAGGGCATCACTGCAGCAGCAAATACAGGAAATATATTGTTTACCTCCTTCAGCTGAAAACCAAGAAAAAGTAAGATGTCTTCAGGAAAGATTAGCCTTTTTGCAGCAACATGAAACAAATGATAAATGTAATGGTGGACCAAATTGTGCTATACAAAATCCTGTATACGGATCTAAAATGGTGGAGAGCCCTCAAGTTACAAGTACAACAGGACGAGGAAGAGGTAAAGGTCCAGCTAAACCTAGAAAACCTAGAGCCAAAAAAGAGAAATTGATTGGTACAATGCAACCTCTTGATCAACTTCCAGTATCTGAAGATTGTGTCACAGCAGGTACTGGACTGAAAAATAACTCTGAGATGGATATTGATTTAACTGAAGATGTCACAAATTTAGACAGTAGTGCCATGATGATAGATGATCTTAATGGGGGCAAAGTGAAAAAATTAAGAGGTCCTcgtaaaaacaaagaaagaaagCCGCGAACTCCTAAAGAACCCAAACCGGAAATGGGTGAAAAACCAGTTAAAGAACGCAAAAAACGTCAACCTAAAGATCCAAATGCTCCTCCTAAAAGACGCAGAAATGCTAAAAAAGACGGTTCTGATATTCAAGCAGACACTACTACTAATTACGATTTATTGGAGAAAGACCCCAACGATAGTAAATCAATGGATGCTTCAATTAACCAAAGTTTCATGAGTGTTGATTCCCTTAAAAATCCACAAGATGGATCAACTGCTGATGAAACGAACGTCACTGATTTCGACGATATTCCTGTATCAAAGATAGCAATAAAAGATCTATTGGAAGAAGCAGAGGCTAAAAGAGATCTAGAAGATAAAGACGATGATTTAGATGCTTTTAATCCTAAGAAGAGGACAGCGAAAAAACGGTCATCTGGAAGCGGAAGTTGTAAGAAAATTGCGCTAAAAAGAACTCCCGGTGGAGGAAGAAGGAAGAAACGAGGTGGATTGATACCGGATTCGGATGGTGAACCTGATGATTTAATGTCTACACCTCCACCTTCTCCACCACCTGAAGGTGATGATAGTTTGAAACGAAGATCAGCAAGAAATACTCAACGTAAAAAATACACTGATGATGTTATGTTGCGTTTGTCAGACGATGAATGTTTGGGAATACCGAGTACGAAACAAGAGAAGAAATTTGATTCAGATGATCTACTTATTAATACCAAAGATAATAGTAGGTTGGAAGGCACTCCTAAGCCGaactatatttatattaatacaTCTGAGGAAGACAATATGATTGTTCAACACGTACTCGCTTGTCGTATGGGCAAAAGAGAACTTAAAAAGGAACCTCCGCCACCTGTCGAAGCTGATCCGAAACCGGATCCGGAGAAATCAGAAGAGACTGCTGTCAATGACAACCCCGAGGAGGTCAAATCAGAGACTGTACAGTCTGACACGACTGAATCAAAGAATGAGTCTAATGATGAAAATAAACCTGAAGAAAAACAagaaactgtaataaaaccAGAAACAGTGCCAAAAGAAGAAGATCCTAAGGAAGATACTAACAAATCCGAAATTCAAAAAGAAGACAATGAAGTAAAGGATGAAAAACCTATAATTGTTGATGTTGAAGAATATTATGTCAAATACAGAAATTTCTCTTATTTACATTGCGAGTGGAAAACGGAAGAAGAGTTGTATAAGGGCGACAAACGcatattttctaaaataaagAGGTTTAAGCAAAAACAAGCCCAACAACTGAACATTTTTGAACTACTGGACGAGGAGCCCTTTAATCCTGACTATATAGAAGTTGAGAGAATCCTAGATATGTCTGAGCATGAAGATCCTGCAACGAATAGTAAACTGAAGTACTATTTAGTTAAGTGGAAAAGTTTGCAATATGAAGATAGCACTTGGGAGCTGGAAGAAAACATTGATGTTgacaaaattaaacaatataaaattTTCAGCGAAATTCCACCAAAAGAGAAATGGAAATATAAGAAACGTCCATCTACAGATAATTGGGTCCAGTTGAAGGAATCTCCGCTATATAAAGGAGGTAATACTTTGAGACCATATCAGTTAGAAGGTCTGAATTGGCTTTTATTTTCATGGCATAATAATCGCAACTGCATTCTAGCAGACGAAATGGGACTTGGCAAAACCATTCAAAGTTTGACATTTGTTAATGCCATTTGGGAGTATGGCATACGAGGCCCCTTCCTTATAATTGCTCCACTATCTACCATTCCTAATTGGCAAAGAGAGTTTGAAGGTTGGACAGATATGAACGTAGTGGTTTATCATGGTTCACAACAAAGTAAAAGTATGTTACAAGAATatgaattttattacaaaaatgatAAAGGTGAACCAATCACAGAAATAACAAAGTTTAATGTGTTAATCACGACTTTTGAGATAATAGTAACAGATTTTCAAGAACTCAAAACATTTAATTGGAGAGTATGTGTCATTGATGAAGCACATCGATTAAAGAATCGTAACTGCAAACTATTGGAGGGATTACGACAGCTGCATTTGGAGCACAGAGTACTATTGTCAGGTACTCCACTGCAAAATAATGTTAATGAGTTATTCTCCCTATTGAACTTCCTAGAACCCTCTCAATTTGCTAGTAATGATGCATTTTTGAATGAATTCGGGCAACTAAAAACTGAATCTGAAGTGCTCAAGCTACAAGCCCTATTGAAACCTATGATGCTAAGAAGACTAAAGGAAGATGTTGAAAAAACACTGGCCCCTAAAGAAGAGACTATAATTGAGGTGGAACTGACGAACATACAAAAGAAATACTACAGAGCTATTTTAGAAAGAAATTTCAGTTTCTTACAAAAGGGTACTGCTTCTGCGCAAAATATACCTAACTTGATGAATACTATGATGGAACTTAGAAAATGCTGTATTCATCCGTATTTATTAAATGGTGCTGAGGATCAAATACAATTTGACTACAAGCAGACTTATGGCGAAGACGATGAGGCCTACTACAAAGCCCTCATTCAGTCATCTGGTAAAATGGTCTTGGTTGACAAGTTACTTCCTAAATTGAAAGCAGGCGGACATCGTGTGTTAATTTTTAGTCAGATGGTAAGATGTCTTAACATATTAGAAGACTACCTTGTCTTTAGACGTTATCCTTACGAGAGAATTGATGGTAGAATCAGAGGAAATCTTAGGCAAGAAGCAATTGATAGATTCTCAAAACCTGACTCTGAtagatttgtatttttgctcTGTACTAAAGCGGGAGGACTCGGTATTAATTTGACGGCTGCCGACACTGTTATTATTTACGACAGTGACTGGAATCCACAGAACGATCTACAAGCTCAAGCTCGTTGCCATCGTATTGGCCAACAAAAGATGGTTAAGATCTATAGATTGATTTGTCGCAATACATATGAAAGAGAAATGTTTGATAAAGCGTCGATGAAACTTGGATTGGATAAAGCAATTTTGCAAAGTATGAACACTGGCCAAGGAAAAGAGACAGGGCTTAAACAATTGTCGAAGAAGGAAATTGAAGATCTCCTAAAGAAAGGCGCTTACGGGGCAGTAATGGATGAAGACAACGCTGGTGACAAGTTCTGCGAAGAAGACATTGAGATGATCCTGGCGCGGAGAACACAAGTCATTCAAATGGAATCCGAAAAAGGATCAACGTTTTCGAAAGCTAGTTTCGCGTCTACTGGTCAGCGATCTGATATCGATATCAGAGATCCAGACTTTTGGAACAAATGGGCTAAGAAGGCTGAAATTGATACAACAGAAAAGAAAGAAGATGAAGATTTGATTGTTACAGAGCCCAGGAAACGAAATGTTATCAAGCGATATGGACATGATGACGGCACTGTAGAAATGTCCGATATAGAAGTGACGCCAGATTCAGAGGAAGATGAAGAAG GTATCAGCTTACGAAgtaaaagaaagaaagaaaaactTGGCAGAAAGGGTAGACGGTATGCAAGTGACGAATATATACCTCGCCACGAGGGTGTGCCGGTGGACGAGGAGGTCAACTACGGATCTTGGACTAGATCAGAGTGTTTCAAGATTGAAAGAGGCTTACTTACATTCGG ATGGGCGCGGTGGGACGAAATTATTGACAAAAATCAATTTAGAAAAGGTTGGACTCTTCCCGTGATAGAAGATTGTGCCCGTATTATC GTCCTGTATTGCCTGCGGCACTACAAAGGGGACGAAAAGATTAGAAATTTTATTTGGGATTTAATTGAGCCCTGTGAAAATGGAGAAGTAACAATATCTAGAAATCATAGTGGCCTTCATAATCCTGTTCCACGAGGCAGAAATGCTAAAAAGAAAAACCGACCCAAAGACTTACCAAAACCCAATGATGTACCAAGGTGGGAAGATCCTAACCATTGGAGTTCGATAGAAAAATATGACTGTGAGGAATATTTGGAATCTAGTTATAAGAAGCATTTGTTTAGACATGCAAACAA GGTTTTGCTGAGGGTTCGCATGatgtattatattaaacatgAAGTTATTGGTGATTATGCCACCCAAATTGAGAGCGGAATACATGCCAG CTCGCTGGGCATGCGGGTGCCGCGGGGCGTGGACAGCGCGCCGCCGCGCGTGTGGTGGGACACGGAGTGCGACGTGTCGCTGCTGGTGGGCACGTACGTGCACGGCTACGAGAACTACCTCGCCATGCGCTCCGACCCGCAGCTGTGCTACGTCGACAAGCTCGGCCCGCCCGACGACGCTGAGTGCACCGACATCAA GAGTGAAGAAAGAAAGGTCCGCGGCAGCGCAGTCGGCGACGAAGACTGCACGGACGACGTGTCGAGCGGCGCCGGCGCCACGTCGCCCGCCGCGTCGCCGCGCCCCGACgacgacggcggcggcggccacCAGTGGCCGTCCATGCAGGACCTCAACACCCGCCTGCGCCGCCTCATCACCGCCTACCAGAGGAACTACAAGCGTGAGGAGCTCAAGCTGCAACAAAAAGCTAAG ATGGAGCGCCGGGAGCGCATGGAGCAGCTGGCGCGCGACGAGGTGTCGGCGTGGCGCTGGAGCCGCGCCGACGAGGAGGCGTTCCGGCGCACCGTGGCGTCGTACGGCGTGGAGTTCGACCCCGCCACCAAGAGCCTGCGCTGGGGCCGCTTCCGCTCCCTCGCTCGCCTCGACTCCAAGAGCGACGACGCTCTCACCGACTACCTGAAAGCCTTTATGGCTATGTGCAAGCGCCAGTGCGGGCTCTCTGTGGGCGAAGCGGAGCTGCCCACGAGGGCAGATCTCAAAGCGGAGCCTATTGGTGAAGAAAGAGCTATCGCTACTCTCGAAAG GATCGACCTGTTGCGTGTGCTGCGCGAGGAGGTGGCGCCGCACGGGGCGCTGGACGCGCGGCTGGCGCTGTGCGAGCGCTCGGCCGACGCGCCGCCCTGGTGGCAGCCCGCCCGCCACGACAAGCTGCTCGTGCTCGGCGTGTGCAA GCACGGATTGGGCGACACTTACCACAAACTGTTTTGTGACCCTAAACTACCATTCGCCGATTGTGCCAGCAAATGGTACAACAGTAATAAAAGCGGAGCAAAGAAGGCGGAGGAGAAAGAAAAAGCGTCGTCCGACGAGGACGAGAAGGGGTCAGAAGGCTCGGCTTCCGAGACGCGAATGTCGCTCCGGCGCAGCAAGCGCACGACCAACGTCGAGCGCGACGACGACGACACCGACGCGCTCTCCGAGCTCGAGACTCTGGCCAAGCTGGGCCGCGCGGACGAGGCGCTCACCCCCGACATGTGGTTCACGGAGCGCGCGCTCGAGACCCGCCTGCATCACATCGCCCACGCCGTGCAGAACTGCGAGTGGCCCTCCGCCTCCGGCTCCAAGAGCGACACCCGCAGCATCCAGGCGGAACTCCAGGAGGAGCGCAAGCAGAGTCAGAAGCGGCACATCGCCATCGACGTGGAGACGGAGCGCGCCAAGCTGCACGCGCTGCTGTCGTCGCCGGCGGCGGCGCACTCGGGCGCGGCGCGCGACGACGCCTCCAGCGACTCCTCGCGCCGCTCCacgcccgcgccgccgcccgcgcacCAGCGCCCAACCGCCGCGCCCGTCGACCTGTCCGCGCCGCTCGACCTCAGCGAGGCGCAGGACTTCAGCCTCGGCCGCCGCACGCCGCAGGCCGCCGACGCGTCCGCCTCCGCCGcctccgccgccgccgccgccgccgccgcgcccccGAGGGGCAGGCTGGACGACACGCTTAGCAAATTGATGAAAAGGAAAAATGTG GCCGCCCCGGAGCAGATTGTCGGCAAAGAGAAGAAGAGGAAGAAGCTAGACGAAATAGTATTAGGTTTATCGGCGGCCAAAGGCCGCGGACCGAGCACGTCGACGCCGGAGCCGCCGCGCGGCCGCGGCTCCATCCTGCCCGACGTGACCGTGACGCCGGCCGCTCCCCCCTCTTCCGCGACGCCCCCCGCTCAAAAACCTTTCTCGGTGACCGTCACCAACGTGCCTTCGCCGCAGATGTCGAAGGATCTCTCGTCATTTTTACAACAGTCGTTGGAGCACAGTAGTAAAGCCCAGAAAGTACCGTCGTCCTCGGCGACGATGAAAGCTTACTCTCACGAAGCTAAAGTGAACAAATGGCTGGCGGAGCAAGCCAGCGTAGAGCCGCGCAGGCGCGGCACGACGCCGCGGCTGGCGCCGGACGAACACGTGCCGGTCGTGCACCGCGTCACCGGCAAGCGCATCGTCGGCCACAAGGCGCCGCAGCTCAGGAACCTCGCGCAGTGGATCGCTGAGAACCCTATGTACGATATCGACCCCAAATGGACGGAGGGAATCAAGGAGCACGTCAAACTACCGCAGGACGTGCGGAGTCAGAGACCTTCGCCCATGGCGCCCAGTAGCTCGATGACTGAAAGAAAGAAGGGTCGACCACCCACTCTGGATTCATCTACGGCAAATGTTTTGTCAGCCGGGTCGCACCTGAATCAAAACGTAGCCGGGTTGAACCCGGCTCTCTTAGCTAGTCTGTCTAGTTTGAGTGCATTTGATCCGAAAACACTAGCAGCAACACTCTCCAATTTGACAGGTTTCGACCCCAAACTACTAAATACATTTGATCCTAAACTACTATCGAGCCTAAGCAGTTTCGATCCGAAAAATAATCCATTGCTTAGCTCATTTAGTAGCATGCCCAATTTATTGGGAAACCTTTCTGGAGGTAATATATTTGCCAATTTAGCTGGTCTGGGACTGCCTGGATTTTCTGGTTTAGACATGAATAGCCTCGGCGCGGCTACTGCCAGTGATTCTAAGTCGAAATCCCGAAAGTCGACTGATAGCGGAAGCGCGTCCAGCTCTAAAAATGCTAATTCACAATTTCCTTTCGTTTTCCCTAATCCTAACATGTTATATCCGCAATTGGGATTAGGCGGTTTAAATCCATTCGGAATGCATTCGGGGATATCGTCAGCGTATGATGCGCTAGGATTGCTTAGTAACAATTTGGCCGCCAGTTCTGGTTCGTCCACAATGCACAGCTCCAGTCATGGATCAGCTCGGGGAAGTTCAGTGAAAACTACGACACCCAGATCATCTACTGTCGTAACAAGTTCGGCGACTTCTCGCCAACAGAAGGTTTCAGACCGCCAACAATCAAGTCAATTATCTCAAATACTTTTACCACCTGATCCATATCTGCTAGAATCACTATCAAAGCAGTCTATGAATTATGATGTCAGTCAGTTAAAATCAGACAAAAGAAGCAGAGAGACAGACAGTCATGAATCCATGGCAACAGACTTGTCCAAAAGTGACAAGAAGAAAGTTCCATATGATTCATTAAGATCGCAGATGCCACCAGAATTTGCTGCCGTGCAAGAAAAATTGTTAAAGGGTGACAAGAAAGATATTGACATTAGTAAAATGTTATTGGAACAAATGGCATCTGGTGCTTTGAGCGCCAGCCTAGTCAGCTCGGCAGATGCGAAAAAAGTCAAAGACATGGAGAAGGATGCCTATGAAAAACTCAGCAAGAGCTCGTCAGAATATATTGCGAGAGCTCTCGCTTCTGAAGATTCATCTGTACCATTGGGGTTAAAACGGTCGCACGATGAAATGAGTAATGAACCGGAAAACTTGGCTATGCAAACACCTGAAATGAATTCCGCGAAAAAGGCAAAGGAATCTACGTCTTCTGAGTGTATTTCAGCCATAGATAAGCAACAAGATCATCCTACCGGGGAAATGGATCTAGAAGACCTCATTGCTCCTTCGACAGTTATCAAAACTGGTGTTAAAGCCAGTGATTTCGAAAAAAACGTTCCGAAATCTACAATAGACTGCCCCCCTCACATTGACAAAGAGGAAAAATCTCAACCCAAAGCCAGTACTTACGACGATTCAATGATGCAGAGAGGTGCCGATACTGCTCACGGTGCCGAATCTAGCAGTAATATAGCCGAAGAGCAGAGCAAGGACACCGGCGCCGCTGAGGAATCTGGTAGCGTCGACGATACTTCAGCCAATGACGGAGGCCGGCGAGGCAGCCGAAAAAAAGGCCGTAAGTCATCTGAAGAAGCAGCAGCGGGGCCGCGACGGGAGTTGCGCTCGAGTGCGGGCCGTTTATCGACAGAGTCCAATACAAATCACTGA